In one window of Mobiluncus massiliensis DNA:
- a CDS encoding deoxyguanosinetriphosphate triphosphohydrolase, giving the protein MNEIGVYPADVHERFVTETHKRGERTDFERDRARILHSSALRRLGEKTQVLGPIANDFSRTRLTHSLEVAQVGRELGKGLGCDPDVVDAACLAHDLGHPPFGHSGERVLNDLAKDIGGFEGNAQTLRLVTRLEPKVVSPQGQWVGLNLTRATLDAIAKYPWLRGEGPHGADSPKFGVYAEDRDVFQWLRAGAPENHRCIEAQVMDLADDIGYSVHDVEDAVALGSASLGDLENERTFVDVVDITRRWYASSFGPGKFGADDLAAAHERLRQMPFWLTEPVADYRSQAALKDLTSQLIGRFVLACHDATCQRYGERPLARYDADVIVPLETQAEILLLKGIAVYYVMAPRETTHDHLTQQQMLSDLVWALLEQEATGQRVLQEPYRAEWLRAEEHHLGRDAGRLRAVIDQVASLTDLSAAAWHARLVGMITQPV; this is encoded by the coding sequence GTGAATGAGATTGGGGTTTATCCGGCGGACGTGCATGAACGTTTCGTGACCGAGACGCACAAGCGCGGGGAACGCACCGATTTTGAGCGCGACCGGGCACGGATACTCCATTCCTCCGCGCTGCGCCGGCTCGGTGAAAAAACTCAGGTTTTGGGACCCATTGCCAACGATTTTTCCCGGACGCGCCTGACTCATTCCCTGGAAGTGGCCCAGGTAGGGCGCGAACTTGGCAAGGGCCTGGGGTGCGACCCGGACGTGGTTGATGCGGCTTGCCTGGCTCACGACTTAGGGCATCCGCCCTTCGGACATTCCGGGGAGCGGGTGCTCAATGATTTAGCCAAGGATATTGGCGGGTTTGAGGGTAACGCCCAGACGTTGCGCCTGGTGACCCGCCTGGAGCCGAAAGTTGTCAGTCCCCAAGGTCAGTGGGTGGGGTTGAACCTAACCCGCGCCACTCTCGATGCCATCGCGAAATACCCTTGGCTACGCGGTGAGGGACCTCATGGCGCCGATTCTCCTAAGTTTGGGGTCTATGCCGAGGACCGGGACGTTTTCCAGTGGCTGCGCGCCGGCGCCCCCGAGAATCATCGTTGCATTGAGGCCCAAGTTATGGACCTCGCCGACGACATTGGCTACTCAGTCCACGATGTTGAGGACGCGGTGGCCCTCGGGTCAGCCAGCTTGGGAGACTTGGAAAACGAAAGAACTTTTGTTGACGTGGTTGACATCACGAGGCGTTGGTACGCGAGTTCTTTCGGTCCTGGCAAGTTCGGTGCGGACGATTTGGCGGCCGCCCACGAAAGGTTGCGGCAAATGCCTTTCTGGCTGACCGAACCGGTGGCGGATTACCGTTCCCAAGCCGCTTTGAAAGACCTGACGTCCCAGCTCATCGGGCGCTTCGTGTTAGCCTGTCACGATGCTACCTGCCAACGATACGGAGAACGTCCTCTGGCTCGCTATGACGCGGACGTAATCGTCCCCCTCGAAACCCAAGCGGAAATCCTGTTACTCAAAGGCATCGCCGTGTATTACGTCATGGCACCCCGCGAAACCACTCATGACCACTTAACTCAACAACAAATGCTCTCTGACCTGGTGTGGGCACTACTGGAGCAGGAAGCCACCGGGCAGAGGGTCTTGCAGGAGCCTTACCGAGCTGAGTGGCTGCGCGCGGAAGAACATCATCTGGGTCGAGACGCCGGGCGCCTCCGGGCAGTAATAGACCAGGTAGCGAGCTTGACCGACCTGTCGGCAGCCGCCTGGCATGCCCGTTTAGTGGGGATGATTACCCAACCCGTCTGA
- the dusB gene encoding tRNA dihydrouridine synthase DusB, producing MAPQHPQCKYPPLHIGGVEFTTPIALAPMAGVTNAPFRDLCAEFSRQGLPPEFASASLQGGASGALRGVEGMFVNEMITAKALLMDSARSWIMAQSGPEQTVRVLQLYGVVGVDLARAARELIVRDLVDVIDLNFGCPVPKVTRKGGGAALPWKTAYFGDLIAQVVQAAREASDEAGRSVDVPVTVKIRVGIDETHETLLDAGRAAQDAGAAALTLHARTTNQYYSGHSDWSRIAELVDALDIPVLGNGDVFSAQDALEMFAQTGCAGIEIGRAVQGRPWIFREITAALWGQPIPAGPTLGEIVAIILAHARGLVNHFGNEQAALRDMRKHVGWYLRGFNLGGATRAELTRVETLDDLESRLHDLVQTLDPNTPYPEAAGGKHGRSRAQRHVKLPEGWLDTREIDDATARILHLGEDAADPYGA from the coding sequence TTGGCTCCACAGCATCCACAGTGTAAATACCCGCCTCTGCACATTGGCGGGGTCGAGTTCACGACCCCCATTGCATTAGCGCCGATGGCGGGGGTGACGAACGCACCGTTTCGCGATTTGTGTGCGGAGTTTTCCCGTCAAGGTCTGCCACCGGAGTTTGCTTCCGCGTCCCTCCAGGGCGGGGCATCCGGGGCGCTTCGCGGCGTTGAGGGAATGTTTGTCAACGAGATGATTACCGCGAAAGCGCTGTTGATGGACTCGGCGCGTTCGTGGATTATGGCGCAATCCGGTCCCGAGCAAACCGTTCGAGTGCTGCAGCTTTACGGGGTGGTGGGGGTTGACCTGGCCCGAGCGGCGCGTGAACTCATCGTTCGGGACCTAGTCGACGTTATCGACCTGAATTTTGGTTGCCCGGTCCCGAAAGTTACCCGCAAGGGCGGGGGAGCGGCTCTACCCTGGAAAACTGCCTATTTTGGCGACCTGATTGCTCAGGTGGTCCAGGCTGCACGAGAGGCGTCGGATGAAGCTGGGCGCAGCGTGGACGTGCCGGTCACTGTAAAGATTCGGGTCGGGATTGACGAAACTCACGAAACATTGCTGGACGCGGGACGGGCCGCGCAGGACGCGGGGGCAGCTGCGCTCACGCTGCACGCCCGCACCACGAACCAGTATTATTCCGGGCATTCTGACTGGTCGCGGATTGCCGAGCTGGTCGACGCGTTGGATATTCCCGTGTTGGGTAACGGTGACGTGTTTTCCGCCCAGGACGCGCTGGAAATGTTTGCGCAGACCGGGTGTGCGGGCATCGAAATTGGCCGCGCTGTACAAGGACGGCCCTGGATTTTTCGCGAAATCACGGCAGCTTTGTGGGGCCAGCCGATTCCTGCGGGACCGACCTTGGGTGAAATCGTTGCGATTATCCTGGCTCACGCCCGCGGCCTGGTGAATCACTTCGGCAACGAACAGGCGGCCCTGCGGGATATGCGCAAACACGTGGGATGGTACTTGCGAGGTTTTAACCTGGGCGGAGCTACCCGTGCGGAGCTGACCCGCGTCGAAACGTTAGATGACCTGGAAAGCCGCCTGCACGACCTTGTGCAGACGCTCGACCCGAACACTCCCTATCCCGAAGCGGCGGGTGGTAAACATGGGCGTTCCCGCGCCCAGCGCCACGTCAAGCTGCCCGAAGGCTGGCTCGACACCCGCGAAATCGATGATGCGACCGCGCGCATACTTCACTTGGGGGAAGACGCGGCGGATCCTTACGGCGCCTAG
- the dnaG gene encoding DNA primase: MASKFDPDDLQKVREAIPIESVVSDYVSLARKGSSLMGLCPFHDEKTASFSVTPVRNMWHCFGCGEGGDTIDFVQRIEGLTFPEAVEFLAAKAGITMHYVEGAAITKEHVEPGTRQRLLECNRVAQDFFVSQLVSPGAGTARNFIEGRAFTSQDAARFGMGYAPPGWNNLTDYLRSKGFTDQEIVTVGLGKRGQRGIYDVFRDRVMWPIKDATGAILGFGGRRLDDSDPQVPKYINTPESPIYHKSSVLYGLDLARPNIGKERRCVIVEGYTDVMAAHLSGITTAVATCGTAFTDEHAKQIRRFIGTSADSASSLKLPGGLPPRGGEVIFTFDGDAAGQAAALKAFRTDQDFASQAFVAVADDGLDPCDLRMQRGPGAVRDLIESRRPLFDFVLKTIISKYDLESPAARIEAMRSAAPVVAEIRDKALRTEYVKQLSGWLGANVRDTWYAVNEAWKQIRAQQRAGASSDRPSRPGPGGPGNASHGSGNGINPANLAGAPAAGSTQIFPQTRLDPAVDTDPIWRVERDVLIAALQFPGLAAQTAFDALDPQSFTQPTLRAIFEVIAAIGGAEEYQRLAEVAQAAGEPNPGNLALNRWAAAVKAQAGPVLVGALTNLATRPAPLYETGQSAQETQSAAESWVQNAVESMERKGLNAKIASLKAQLRRLDSDSPEKPEVFAKLIDLENRMRELNPEF, from the coding sequence ATGGCTTCCAAGTTCGACCCTGACGACCTGCAAAAGGTACGCGAAGCTATCCCCATTGAGTCGGTGGTCAGCGACTATGTGAGCCTAGCGCGCAAAGGTAGCTCACTGATGGGCTTGTGCCCGTTCCATGACGAAAAAACGGCGTCTTTTAGCGTGACACCGGTGCGCAATATGTGGCACTGCTTCGGTTGTGGTGAGGGTGGGGACACCATCGACTTTGTGCAGCGCATCGAAGGGCTGACTTTCCCCGAAGCTGTCGAATTTTTAGCCGCAAAAGCCGGAATCACGATGCATTACGTAGAGGGCGCGGCCATCACGAAAGAGCACGTGGAGCCGGGAACACGGCAACGTTTGCTGGAATGCAACCGGGTCGCACAGGACTTTTTTGTATCCCAACTCGTGTCGCCGGGGGCAGGTACGGCGCGAAATTTCATCGAAGGACGAGCTTTCACCTCTCAAGACGCCGCCCGTTTTGGCATGGGCTACGCCCCACCCGGATGGAACAACCTCACCGATTACCTTCGTTCGAAAGGCTTCACCGATCAGGAAATCGTGACGGTCGGTCTGGGCAAACGGGGGCAACGCGGCATCTATGACGTGTTTCGGGACCGAGTTATGTGGCCTATCAAAGATGCGACCGGAGCCATACTGGGTTTCGGCGGGCGGCGTTTAGACGATTCAGATCCGCAAGTCCCGAAATACATCAACACCCCTGAATCTCCGATTTATCACAAGTCCTCGGTGCTCTACGGTCTGGATTTGGCGCGGCCGAACATCGGTAAAGAGCGGCGTTGCGTTATCGTGGAGGGCTACACCGACGTGATGGCGGCGCATTTGTCCGGCATCACCACTGCGGTCGCGACCTGCGGTACCGCTTTTACAGACGAACACGCGAAACAGATTCGCCGGTTCATTGGAACTTCCGCGGACAGTGCCTCCTCTCTAAAGCTGCCTGGTGGCCTGCCTCCGCGTGGTGGAGAGGTCATCTTCACTTTTGATGGTGACGCCGCCGGACAAGCCGCAGCTCTCAAGGCTTTCCGCACCGATCAGGATTTTGCTTCCCAGGCTTTTGTGGCAGTTGCTGACGATGGTTTGGATCCCTGCGATTTGCGGATGCAGCGCGGTCCCGGAGCGGTTCGCGACCTGATTGAGAGTCGTCGACCCCTATTTGATTTCGTGTTGAAAACCATCATCTCTAAATATGACTTGGAAAGCCCCGCAGCCCGCATCGAAGCTATGCGCTCGGCAGCCCCAGTGGTGGCGGAAATTCGCGACAAGGCATTGCGAACCGAATACGTGAAGCAACTGAGCGGCTGGTTGGGAGCTAACGTTAGGGACACCTGGTACGCGGTCAATGAGGCTTGGAAACAGATTCGTGCCCAACAGCGCGCTGGTGCCAGCTCTGACCGGCCGTCACGTCCGGGACCGGGGGGACCGGGGAACGCTTCACACGGTAGTGGAAACGGCATCAATCCCGCAAACCTGGCCGGTGCCCCCGCGGCGGGCTCGACCCAGATTTTTCCGCAAACTCGGCTGGACCCGGCGGTGGATACCGATCCGATTTGGCGGGTGGAACGCGATGTGTTGATTGCAGCTTTGCAGTTTCCGGGTTTAGCTGCCCAGACCGCTTTTGATGCGTTGGATCCGCAGAGTTTCACCCAACCCACTTTGCGTGCCATCTTTGAAGTCATTGCCGCGATTGGAGGCGCCGAGGAATATCAGCGCCTGGCTGAGGTCGCCCAAGCGGCGGGTGAACCAAATCCGGGAAACTTGGCTCTGAACCGGTGGGCTGCGGCGGTGAAAGCCCAGGCTGGTCCCGTCCTGGTAGGGGCGTTGACGAATCTAGCGACCCGTCCGGCTCCCCTGTATGAAACAGGTCAGTCAGCCCAGGAAACCCAGTCCGCGGCAGAGTCTTGGGTGCAAAACGCGGTGGAATCCATGGAACGCAAGGGGTTGAACGCCAAAATCGCCAGCCTGAAAGCCCAATTGCGCCGTCTCGACTCCGACTCGCCGGAAAAGCCGGAAGTTTTTGCGAAACTCATCGATTTGGAAAACCGGATGCGCGAACTAAACCCCGAATTCTGA